In Acidisarcina polymorpha, the DNA window TGACGGCTGCGGAAAAAGCCGCCATCTCCTCTGGATTGGTGGAGACAGCTTGTCCTTGCCTGGGCCCTCCTTGGGGGAACTGAGGCTGCGCCAAGGCTGCCGCCGAGCAGAGCAGGACGGCGAGGAGAACTGCTGACAGCGTCAGCGGCGCTATGAAAAGAAACCATGTACGTGTGCAGCCTGCAGACAACAAAGGATCGTGGTCGATCTCAACCGACCCCGCCTTATTCTCTAGCTGCATCAAAATGCTCATTGATTGCATTCACCCGAATTGCGACGAGGGGAAACTTGCGAGCCAAACTCCACCGATTGGCTCTGTATGTATAGACTAGCAGTGGTTTGGTTTCGTTCGCGATATTTGAACGTGTCTCTTGAACGGTATTTGGCCGAGCGATCCAGAACTGGACCAGAATGATTGCGAACGGCGTGAAGAGGAACCGGTGCCATTCATACGAACCAAGATCGGGATTCTGACTCTTGCCATGTTCTCGCTGATGGTAGCGCCTGTGGCGGTGGCAGTTTCCTGCACCACTCAGTCTCAGATGACCGAGGCCGAACGTAATTCGCTGGTCCAGTCGGCGAAGAGCCTGGCTGCCCTGGTACAGAATGGTGATGTCGCCGGGTTGAAGGCCATGACCATTCCCAGCGTTGCGGAGCGCTTCGACTCGATTGCGGCAGCGGTGGAGTCGGCTTCCCCCTTGATTCAGAGGGGCTCCTTGACGGTCGAAGCAGTGTACTTGCTGAATTCCTCCGATCTGAAGACCACCGAGGAGGAAACCCAGTTCTTTTGTGGAGGAGCGAATGCACATGAAGTGGTGCTGACGATTCCCAGGATCCCACCCGGAAAGTATGCCCTCACCGTCCTTCACGCCAGCGGCGTCGATGCGCCGCAGGTGATTACCTTCATCCTCTCGGAGGGTGGATCGGGAGCAGCGTCGTGGAAGCTGGCTGGGTCGTTTATTCACCCATTGACTTCGGCAGGCCACGACGGCGTGTGGTATTGGAACCAGGCGCGTGAGTTCGCCAGGAAGAAGCAGAACTGGAATGCCTACTTTTATTATCAGACTGCCGCCTATTTACTGGCGCCTGTATATTTCATTTCGAGTCCGAACTTGGACAAACTCCTGAAAGAGCAGGCCGCGGTGGCGCCACCTGGGCTCCCGACCAGCACTCAGCCGATGCTGGTGAGCGCTGGTGGTCAGAACTTTGAGATCGACGATATGCACACCGACAGTTCTTTGGGAAGCTTGGATCTAGTGATCGACTACAAGACCCAGGACACCTCGGATCCAGTCGCCAGCCGGACCAGGAACATCGATCTGATGAAGGCGCTCCTGGCGCAGCATCCTGAATTGAAGGATGGCTTTCATGGTCTATGGGCCTACGCTAACGCACCCAACCAAAGACCGTTCGCCAATGAGCTGGCTATGGGACAAATTCAATGAATCGAACTATCCAGAGGGTAAAGGGTCGCAGGAGTCGCCGTCTCCCTGATCCAGCCCAAACTGTGGCAAGCCATCCGCGTAAGAGAAAGGTTTGGGCATGGCAGAAGCCATAGAGAAGCCGCTGAGCAAGGCGATCGCAGAGCGCCGGGCAACTCCCAGCTTCGACGGCAGCCAGATGCCGCCGGAGGACCTGAAAAAGATCATCCAGGCCGGATTGCTGGCCCCGAGCGGCTACAACCTCCAGCCCTGGCGATTTGTCGTGGTGCGTTCCGCTGAACAACGAAAACGGCTGCGGGCCGCAAGCTATAACCAGGCAAAGGTCGAAGAGGCGTCAGTCATCATTGTGGCGTGCGGCGATGCCGACGGTTGGCGTAATGGCGACCTCGAAGAAATGCTGCGGCTTGGCAAAGAGGGCGGTATGCCGGAAAACTATGCCGAGCAGGCGAAGACGACGATTCCGGCGTATCTGTCCAATCATCCCAACCTGCCGATGTGGCTCAACCGGCACGTTATGATCGCCTTTACGACGATGATGCTGATGGCTGAAGTGCTGGGTTACGATACTGCTCCTATGGAAGGTTTTGAAGAAGAGAAGGTGCGCGAATCGTTACGC includes these proteins:
- a CDS encoding nitroreductase family protein; the encoded protein is MAEAIEKPLSKAIAERRATPSFDGSQMPPEDLKKIIQAGLLAPSGYNLQPWRFVVVRSAEQRKRLRAASYNQAKVEEASVIIVACGDADGWRNGDLEEMLRLGKEGGMPENYAEQAKTTIPAYLSNHPNLPMWLNRHVMIAFTTMMLMAEVLGYDTAPMEGFEEEKVRESLRLPLSYSVVALLAIGHSKGPDKFSSGRFSMARTVWAEEYGKPLKF